Within Citrus sinensis cultivar Valencia sweet orange chromosome 1, DVS_A1.0, whole genome shotgun sequence, the genomic segment CATCTGATTACCGCATCTGTTACATAGTCGCAGTGAGTTTCGAATTTCACTTGTGCTAGATGACATTGTGGTTAATTGAATGCTgaaactacaaaaaaaaaaaaatgaattagaaCATAAAAACTTTTTGTACCCGGGCCAAACACTAACATAGCTGAACAATTTTGGATCTCGGAACAAATAAGAAATCTTATGCTAATGCAGCTGAGACAGAAACACAATCGGGAGTTCATACacataaacacacaaaaattttGCAGCTGAGACAATTCCAGCACTAGTAACACTTCCACCAGAAACAATTCCAACAGCAAGACAATTCCAGCACCAGTAACACTTTCACCAGCAACAATTCCAACACCAAGACAATTCCAACACCAGTAACACTTCCACCAGCAACAATTCCAGCAGCAAGAAAATTTCAGCACCAGTAACACAAACACAATCAGCAATAAGAAAATTCCAGCACCAGTAACACACAAACACAATCAGCAACACGACAATTCCAGCACCAGTAACACACAAACACAATCATCAGCAAGACAATTCTAGAATAGTAACACACAAACACAATCAACCGCAAGACAATTCCAGCACCAGTAACACACAATCACAATCAACAACAAGACAATTTACTAATGATATTACTAAATCAGCATATATTACCCTAATCAATGCAATTTTACAAGTTGGGGAAATAATCATTTCCCAATCAACCAAAATCTCAATCAGCTAAAATAATCATTCCATTTCCTTAGGTCCAGAACTATCAGTGATGGCAACGGAGACCTGGGCAAGGGAACCATGGTCTGGCGGTTGTCACATGACTGTGATTGCCAGCTGTCGCGTGTGAGTGGATGAGGAGGGTCGTTCATGTTACCGTTGTGAGTGCCGGCTTTCGCGTGACTGTCGATGATGGCAACAGAGATCTCGATTGAGTGATGGCGGTGGTCTGTTGTTTGTACTGGCTGTCGCGTGACCGTCAGTGATTGTAGCTTTTGTGAGTGTGAGGTAAAAGAGTGTGTTTTCAATTCGAGGTGGTGGtctgtttttgtttctatGGTTCGAGGTGCAATTCATCaaaagaaaggaaaggaaaaatgtgttaaacgcaccgtttttaatttaatcaaaatggtGCGTTTTAAATTCGGAGCCCGATTCAAGGTTAAAGTTGAGGTAAGTAGTAGCGCTAATAATTGCATGCTAATATGTAGCTGACTCTTTTGTTACCTTTATTGGctatataaattcataatcagCTTGTCAATGTTTTTATCCAAGCTTCAATATTCCCtttatttttgtgtaattttctcttaaatgatttcttagattttattactttctttcatttagCAATGGAGGCTTTGGGTCAACAAATTGCAGCAATGAGGCAATGCTTCTTTGATgaggtttaatttctttcactctCACTATTCTTCTTATCTCGAGctttaatgaattttgttttgttttttttttaatggattttgttgcttgttactctttcaataaaatatattttggaaGGTTTACATCTTACTGTATACGTAAACAATATCTTGATTTTACTATAGTCATGAATAAACAAGCTTCTATTTGTCAAAATGgatggaatttttttatgaaaataatcatttttattttatatattttacgAAATCTAtttccacaattttttttattctttttcctttttgaccaATCCAAAAGTTTTAGACAAAAGGTTAGCGCTGCAAGGGCAAACACCCccggtttaaaaaaaaaaaaaaagaactctgAAAAGATAAGAGTCTTAGTTGAAATTTActatttatgtttaaaaaattattttttacctcTCATTTTATAGATACTATATTTCGGCGTCTTTAAATGtgtaatttcttcattttaacCCCATTGAACCAAAATACTAATTCCGCCGAAGACCAAATTAGAAACCAATTCTTGTATATGTTGTCCACTAAAGCTTCAAGAAAACAATTGTTAATGGAGATCATAATCGATGTATATGATTATTATGATCTCAAATGTTttgttaatgataataaaaataataatgtaggctattttcttattaaaagattacgtatattaaaaagaaattaacagTGAATGCTCCTTCTTCCAGGAAATATTGAATAGGTATTTTATTCAGCTTGAACAACTTGAAGAGAACAACCATGGTTTCGTTGAGGATGTGTTGAATGTGTACTTTAGGGACTCAACAAGAAGATTGGCTAATATTGAGAAAGAATTGCAAATTAAGCTTATCAATTTCTAATCCTATTTACcttgatattattttatgatgattttttttattgttattattgtaatttaattatagatAATGATCATTTACAATATATTCTGCAGGCAAAAGATTAAAGTCAATTATGTTGAACTGGATAGgttcttttataatttgaagGAAAACAGTGCTAGGTACTACcgtatatgaaaataaaagaaaattgactCAAAATTTTGCACTTTCTTATGTATACAAGTCTTATAAAGGTGCATGTTCGGCCGCACCTAAACATAACTTTACATACAAGTATTCTTTTTAATCATTTCGTTTTATGCTAACCATTATTTACTATATTCATTATTCATAATTCCAGCGTTGGTGCTAACAATGTAAGGAATGAAGTTAACAAAACAAGAGCACTCTACAGGGCAGCAACTCTGGaagagtaattttattattttatccaatatttgttttcaattatcaTGATAAATCAGAGAATGAATGAATTTATACTTTACAGCATAGcattttgatattaattatataataggGTTGCAATAACGTGAGCAGGGCAAAGGTCTCCCTAGAGCAGCCGAAGGTGGAGCACTCCACTACGAAAGACAAACTCAAGGCTTATTTTGaggtttaattattaattatcccataaatagaattttgttgcgtaaatttattaataataaactaaacgaattttctttttcaatttcttttaacaGCTGGCGGCTCAACTTCGAGCTGACGCTGATTAGAGAACTGggcatcaaaaaaaaaaaaaaaacccaagaTGAAGTGATATTAAACAGAGTGGAGGTTGCTGTTTGGTCTGAGCAAATCAACCATTTTCTCTTAGGAATTTACCTTTTATGCTTTTGtctgtttttcattttagtgtAATGAGCTCACAGCTAGTTTTTCAAGGGGTTGTCTTTTGTAATAAAGATTGTTCATGGTTTAGGTGACCCTTTGTTGCTTTTTAAAGTTCTTTTAACCTTCAAAACTTCATGTTGCAATTAATTGTGCTTTGTGTTCAATATATTCAATCTCTCATGGTCTCATGGCCAAAGTTACTAAGTTGAGAAAAGATTAAGCCGTTAAGGAAAATTGTTACAATAATTACACTCGCTTGACCACCCATTccttgattattttaataagtttattttgATCTCTATGATCTATAAGTTGATTTTGATCTCTATGATTGAAGGGTAGCAAGATTGAAAAAGGCCCCTCGCATGTGCGTTAATTGAGCATAGGTACCTCTTTCCACTACTCTCCCATCAGCAACCAAAGCAATGGAGTCAAGCTTTTTAATGGTGTTAAGCCGATGAGCCACCACAATTGTGGTTCTTCCCATCATAATTCTGTCCAATGCTTCTTGAACAACTTGCTCAGATTGCACGTCGAGTGCACTTGTAGCCTCATCAAGTAATAGGATCGTCGGGTTACGAATTATAGCTCTTGCTATTGCAATTCTCTGCCTTTGCCCTCCTGATAATTGCACTCCCCTTTCGCCGCATTCAGTTTCATATCCATCTTTTAAAGATCTACAGCAAATACAAGTAGCAgcccaataaaaattttagtataCTTTTGCCAATTAGGTGCTAAAAGATTACTAGTTAGCAAATGTGCTTACGAGATAAATTCGTGAGCATTGGCAGCCCTAGCAGCTTCCACCACTTCGTTTTCCGAAGCATCAAGCTTTCCAAACACAATGTTGTCACGTATGTTGCCAGCATATATCACTGGCTCTTGGCTGACGAGTGCCGTATGCTTTCGGTACCAGTGAACATCGAGCTCCCTTACATCCATCCCATCAACTCTAACTGATCCTTGTTCAACGTCATAAAATCTTTGAATCAATCCAATTACTGTTGATTTTCCACACCCACTTTTCCCAACAAGCCCAACACTTGTTCCTGGCTTCACCTCCATGCTGAATTGCCGTAAAACCAGAGCATCTGGCCTGCTTGGATATGCAAAATCAACCCTTCTCATCTCTATCTTTCCAGATATTTTTTGTAACTTGCTTCCACGTGTGCCATCCCCTGCCTGATATATagaattacaaatgaattattcttatataaaaCTTATGCTATAATGAAACCTGTACATAtacgtatatatatatgtatatataaagaaaaattttacttaCTTGCGAAGACCCTGGAATCAAGGATTGCCGGTCAAGAATCTTGAACACAGATGCGACCGCAGTGGAGCCCTTGGCTAGATCAGAAGTCATGCTTCCTGCTTCAGCAATAACCTTTCCAGTGCTTACtaatatgaaaaatgttttaaacaCATCCCCAGCTGATATTTGTCCCTTCTGAACCAATGTGCCACCGTACCAAAAATCCAAGGCCCATGACATAAAAGTTAGGCACTGGGCCGACCCCATACCAATTCCTGCAAGCCATGACTTTTTCCTTGCCTGCTTTCTGGGTTCCTCTTGAGCTTCATCGAAGATTTGAAGAACCTTTCCAGCACTTCCGAATGAAGTCACAATTCTGTGATTAATGACTGCCTCCACAGCAATTTGAGTGCTGCGATTTTGTGCCTTAACGAAATTTGTCGAAACACTTGAGAGCAGTACTTTTCTAGTGTAGAAACATAGAATTGTGAGTGGCTGGACTGCTATCATAACAACTGCTAATTTCCAAGCCACAACTAGCCCCATGATCATTGCAATGGCGACAGCAGAAGTAGTTTGAACTAATAAAGATACTCTGTCTGCAACTAGGGACTTAACCATAGATGCCTCATTGCTCAATCTGGAACATAATGCCCCACTTGAGTTTTGCTCTTCATCGAACCAAGCTGCTTCAAATGTAAGAATCTTTTCAAGCATTCTTAACCTGATTCTCTTGGTTAGTCGGCCACCCATATAAGCAAAATTGTAATGTTGCAAAAGATTAAAAGCCAGAGAAATCAAGGAAAGAGAACAGAAAATGAGTGAATATGTACGGATTCTTGATTGCATTTCACTGTGACTTTTAGCAAAGAAAGCAGAGATCATGCCACCAATGGTCAAGGCATAGGTAGGTTGCACTGAGCCAACGGCTATAGCTGAAAGGCTTCCGATTAGGCCTTGTTTCCATTCAGGTGCGTTTAAAGAGAGCAGCCGGAAGAATGAAGGAGGCAGGTAAGTTACTGGCTGCGGGCTATCAATGACGGGTAATGGCGAAGCAAAAATAGCTGGGCTAGATCTTGCTGCACTAAGCCGGCCACCACTACTTCTTGTAACAGATGACACATGTGTTTCTGGGATTGTTTCTTGGTCATCACAGCTGAATTGTCTCTGCAATTTGGCCATTTTTGCATAGGGACCATCTATTCTGTTGATGAGATCATTGTGTGTGCCTATTTCTACCAAGCAGCCATTGTCAACTACTGCTATAAGGTCTGCATTCCGGACTGTTGAGAGCTTATGTGCCACCACCTGACATGTCAAATAACTATCAGAAATatttaaagtaatatttattcatatttcacTTTAATATTGGATCAAGGAGCTCTCCCTTTAGTAACTGGTTGCAAGCAAAATGAGACACgttattgaaaaatatggaaaggtatatgttaaaattggaacttatcataattttaatagataaatcTACATTGGTAAAACTTTTCCGCGAATGGTATTTGAAGTGTGCAACTGAATACATTATCTTGAAGATTAACTTTCTCTATTGTCtcaactttatttaattaaaatttactttcaaTTTAAGTCAGATTAAAATTGAAGCtttataacttttaacttacatatataagaataaaattattaaatgtcaaaaaaattactttttagtGATTGGTAAGCGCAAATGTAAATGGATGTTTACTAAATATTCTAATTGTTGTATTTTCAAATTGACATAAAGTACAATACGTTTGACCAACAAATTTTGATAGCAATATTTACCAGTGTGGTTCTTCCCAAGGAGGCCTGATCAAGGGCATTTTGCACCAATGTCTCAGATTCTGAGTCAAGTGCGCTTGTTGCTTCATCAAGCAGAAGAATCACGGGGTTCTTGATAATGGCTCTTGCTATAGCAATTCGCTGCTTTTGTCCGCCTGATAAAAGTGCTCCCCTTTCACCAACCTATTGCACATGAAGATCATACATGTTGTTAGAACTATTCTTGAAGTctcttatttgataaaaactaATCTTGATTACAAGAAACTGTATGTTGTTGATTTTGCAATTACCTTTGTTTCGTACCCTTCTGGAAGCTGCCTTATGAAATTATGAGCATTTGCAGCCGTGGCTGCAGCAATAACTTCATCCATGGTAGCATCAAGCTTCCCAAACATTATGTTATCCTTTATTGATGTCCCAAACAACGCGTGCTCTTGACTCACAAGACCCATTTCCCTTCTAACCCATTTCAACTGGAGCCTTCTAATATCTACACCATCAATCCTCACAATCCCATCATCGGCATCATAAAACCGTTGCACAAGGGCAATTGCAGTTGATTTGCCACTTCCGCTAGCCCCAACAAGAGCCACGGTTTTTCCTGCTTTAACTTTGAGATTGAAATCTTTGAGAACAATGGAATCAGGACGAGAAGGGTACGAGAATTTGACATGCTCGAATTCTATTTCTCCGCGAACTTCATCTAGCACGAGTCCTTTTGTGTCTTCGCCATCAATTTCTGGAACCCTATCTATCCTGTCGAATATTCTTGAAGCCGCAATTGAAGCTTCTGTGAAGTACTTCAGTTCAGGAAGTGCTGATCCCAGGGAtctgcattacattcaccacagcacaaaattattataaagagGACGTCCATAAATACATGAGCAATTAGACAAAGATAATTATGCAAGATCCTCATATGAGGGCAATAATATGAATATTAAACTTTGTTTGCACATAACTCCTTCATTAATATATCATGTTGAGCTagtttcttaattattttctttccttccTATTACGTGCACAAATTTTTCTAGTGAAGATCTTGCTAATGTGAGTCATAAGGATACAATAATAAGTAGACCCCTAGCATCAAGAGTCTTGAGAGAGATCTCAAAATTGATTGAACTTGACAATTTACGGTGCATCAAATGTCAAAAAATATAGGAAAGTATTAGCATACTTGTATTGCTAAAACAAGCTATGGCATCAATACATATCTGAAAACAAGAATTGCTTTTATCAAGCTTTGGCATAAAGACAAGTTCAACATATGTCAATCTCTTAGCCACTTCTTCTTCAAAAGAGGTAGTCACTTACAATAAGACATGTACACTTAGCAGATCCACTACATGAGATGCCTAATTTGACAGTAAATTGTCAATCGACAAGGGAGTGggtggaagaaaaagaaagatataaATAGCTAAATGCAATTGACTTCTTTCTTCTGCAAAGTGGCATAATAAAGATTCCTCTAAAGCAACAGATTTCCTGGTGGAATAAAAGACTTTATGAGATCAAAAGAATCCAATAAAGGCAAACACCacatattatttatctttatatgCAAACTCTTATTCATTGATCAGTACAAGGTCTACAAGCTTACAGtgagaattaattaatcaaagtaTAGGACTTTAATTTCTAAAGACTTCCTCTAATCATTAAGATCAAACAGGCAATATAGCTACCCAATTATAAGTTCTACATATATTTATTCCTTGCACCACAAAAGATAAAGGTCCATCCCTCAATAGTGATCATCAAGCTTAAAATAGCTATATAAAACAAGTATgtagtattataaattttcactTGGCTTATGAAGGAGCTATATTTTATgaagttttttgtttatagAATGAGGCTTTAGAAATGATATCTAGTTCCTGGAGGATTCCACAAAACTATTCGGATCAAGATTCgctcattaaataaaattcagatgGATGACTATTGGAATCATATTTCGTCATTTATAAACAATTGTGATCTTTAGAAGCTCACAATAGCTTAGATCCTAAGGGAATATTCCTCATTCAAAGAACCCTAGTCATTAAAAAATCCATCGTACGAATgatcacaataaaggagagaaaGTTGAAGACGTACAGTCCGCTCAAAATGAAGGAAATGCCAGCAGCATAGATCTTTCCACCTGTTTCTCCTTTGAACATGACCAGATGACTTCCGTACCAAGCAAGAAAAGCCCATATCGCAAAAGAAAGCCCTGTACTCCCAACAGCCAAACCCTTAGCTGTCCCTTGCTTGATTCCAAGCTTTGTTGTACTATCCAATATTGCTTCATACCTGTCAATGATCCTCCTCTCAGCAGAGAATGAGTATACAGTCTTAATAGAGCTCAGAGCCTGCTCTACAATTGCATTCGCTTTGCCATACTCCTTGTATGCCTTTTTTGAAAGATATATAAGGTATTTCCCATAGATCATTCCAGGAATGATCAGGAGAAGCAGCGTTGGAAAGGCAACCAGAGACAATCTCCATGAAAAGTAAGTTGAAAATGCAAGTCCTGATATGAACACTGAAGCGTTCATAACAAAAATGGGCACCTGAtcaagttttgaaattttaaactcATTAGATAAAAAAACGTTATCTGATTTTAGAGTGTTTGATAATAAGTGATCAAGATGACCAAGCTGTACCTTTTCACTGAGAAGTTCTTGTATGAGAGAAGTGTCTTTTGAGATGCTGTTAATGACCTCTGAAGTAGTAGTTGCATCTTGTGAATCAAAAAATCCAACTTCTTGTCTGAGAACAGCTTCCAAATACTTGTACCGAATCTTCACCACTTGCCGTTCGCTTGTTTTGCTCCAACAATAACCCTCTGTAAAgcacaaattaattaagattgaTGAGTTCCAGAATAAGCCATTCTAGGGTTTCATAAAAAATGACCTCATTTTTCTCTCCGTGACTTAAACTCTGAAGCAAGTGAAGTAATTAATGTTTTGTCTTCTTACAAAGTTACCAAGTTATTAGTACTGATTGAgtgaacattaaaattttccgAACATGCCCTTGTTATCCTCAAAAAATGTTGGAAAAAGAGAGGTTTTTGAAATTACCCAAGAAAGCCACCACCATCACTGCTAATCCCAAGTACACAAAATACAAGCTGCACTGTTAAGGAAGATTGAAAAAAGGGGAACATGTATTGA encodes:
- the LOC102607835 gene encoding putative ABC transporter B family member 8, with amino-acid sequence MNESENKGEMIMRREKNKNNIGIIFRFADRTDILLMVLGTVGAIGDGMSTNCLLVFASRIMNSLGFGQTQSQQNHHENFLDEVEKCSLYFVYLGLAVMVVAFLEGYCWSKTSERQVVKIRYKYLEAVLRQEVGFFDSQDATTTSEVINSISKDTSLIQELLSEKVPIFVMNASVFISGLAFSTYFSWRLSLVAFPTLLLLIIPGMIYGKYLIYLSKKAYKEYGKANAIVEQALSSIKTVYSFSAERRIIDRYEAILDSTTKLGIKQGTAKGLAVGSTGLSFAIWAFLAWYGSHLVMFKGETGGKIYAAGISFILSGLSLGSALPELKYFTEASIAASRIFDRIDRVPEIDGEDTKGLVLDEVRGEIEFEHVKFSYPSRPDSIVLKDFNLKVKAGKTVALVGASGSGKSTAIALVQRFYDADDGIVRIDGVDIRRLQLKWVRREMGLVSQEHALFGTSIKDNIMFGKLDATMDEVIAAATAANAHNFIRQLPEGYETKVGERGALLSGGQKQRIAIARAIIKNPVILLLDEATSALDSESETLVQNALDQASLGRTTLVVAHKLSTVRNADLIAVVDNGCLVEIGTHNDLINRIDGPYAKMAKLQRQFSCDDQETIPETHVSSVTRSSGGRLSAARSSPAIFASPLPVIDSPQPVTYLPPSFFRLLSLNAPEWKQGLIGSLSAIAVGSVQPTYALTIGGMISAFFAKSHSEMQSRIRTYSLIFCSLSLISLAFNLLQHYNFAYMGGRLTKRIRLRMLEKILTFEAAWFDEEQNSSGALCSRLSNEASMVKSLVADRVSLLVQTTSAVAIAMIMGLVVAWKLAVVMIAVQPLTILCFYTRKVLLSSVSTNFVKAQNRSTQIAVEAVINHRIVTSFGSAGKVLQIFDEAQEEPRKQARKKSWLAGIGMGSAQCLTFMSWALDFWYGGTLVQKGQISAGDVFKTFFILVSTGKVIAEAGSMTSDLAKGSTAVASVFKILDRQSLIPGSSQAGDGTRGSKLQKISGKIEMRRVDFAYPSRPDALVLRQFSMEVKPGTSVGLVGKSGCGKSTVIGLIQRFYDVEQGSVRVDGMDVRELDVHWYRKHTALVSQEPVIYAGNIRDNIVFGKLDASENEVVEAARAANAHEFISSLKDGYETECGERGVQLSGGQRQRIAIARAIIRNPTILLLDEATSALDVQSEQVVQEALDRIMMGRTTIVVAHRLNTIKKLDSIALVADGRVVERGTYAQLTHMRGAFFNLATLQS